From one Jatrophihabitans sp. genomic stretch:
- a CDS encoding PadR family transcriptional regulator, giving the protein MELGSTRNPITQLRRGVLEFCVLSLLRDEQRYGFDLVRLLGEVEGMVTSEGTIYPLLSRLRRDGLVTTSWQESDVGPPRRYYALSEDGQGALKAFTVEWARFRDAVDTLLDTGARP; this is encoded by the coding sequence ATGGAACTGGGTAGCACACGCAACCCGATTACCCAGCTGCGACGTGGGGTGCTCGAGTTCTGTGTGCTGTCCCTGCTGCGCGACGAGCAGCGTTACGGCTTCGACCTCGTGCGTCTGCTTGGCGAGGTCGAGGGCATGGTGACCAGCGAGGGCACGATCTACCCGCTGCTGTCGCGGTTGCGCCGTGACGGGCTGGTGACCACCAGTTGGCAGGAGTCCGATGTGGGACCTCCGCGCCGGTACTACGCGCTCTCTGAGGACGGGCAGGGCGCACTGAAGGCCTTCACCGTTGAGTGGGCACGGTTCCGCGATGCCGTCGACACCCTTCTGGACACCGGAGCCCGTCCATGA